In the Acetobacteroides hydrogenigenes genome, GTATACCTTACTTCTATGAACGACACGTCCTTTAATCTTCTTTTTTGCTAGATGAGCCACATGCTTTTCGGCATTTTCATTGGTCTCAAAAGACCCCAACACTACCACAAAACTTTTAGAATCAATACTGCTTTCTTGTTTGACGGGCTTCTTTGCTTCTGTAACCAATGCTTTCTTGTTAACATTTAGCCTTTCGTTCTCTTTTGTCTCTTCTTTTACATTTGCATCTCTTTCCCCTTCTCTCTTAGACAAAGACGCTGTATTTTTTACCGTATTTTCTACTGTAGCAACAACTTCGTTGTCAATTGCATCTTGAGCGACTTCCTCTGCTTCAAGTTTTTTCTCTTCTACTTCTTTTTGTTCTGAATCTATTGGATCCAAAACAATCTTAGGCTTAGAGATATCAGCCTTGGTTCCAAAAATATCTGTCCAAAAAACATTAAGAACAAATAGCGCCCCCAATAGCAGTATAAAACCAACTAACAATGACTTCGAAATTTTTCTAGGAGTAGAATTACTACGATGAATCTCCTCTTCCCTTTTTAGAATTTCCCCCTTATTGTTTAATACACCTACTGAAACATCATCTTCTTTATCTTCGCTCTTCACGTCTGTATTCTCATTGTTTTCCTCGGTTTTATCAACAATATGCTGTTGATCTTTATCTGCCAACGGATTATCCATATCTACCTTAGAAGAAGAGAACATAACATTTGGAATTGATTCGGTAAACACATCGACAGGCTTCCCAACTAGTTCCTCCTCTTTTACAGTAGAATTGTTTACCATTGTCGTAGCCAATTCGTTCTCTTCCAGATCCCTTGACTCTTCGTAAGGACGATCGATAGAGAAAGCGGCATTCCCCTGTCTATCTTTATAGAAATAACCGAGCCCTTCTACTTCGTAAACCTTTTTGTCTACATTACTTATAGAGTTTTTTACAGCATCAACAAAAGATGCGACTTTTAATCGAGCATCATCTTTATGTAGGCCGCATACGTGCGCTAGTTCGTTCTCTAAAAAACCATCGTTATACTTTAGAAACGGGCTGAACGTTACATTATCTTTTGTAAGAATATTGCTGAGAGTGCTATCTTTAATCAGGAATGCGCCAAAATCGGGTATTATAACCCTCTTCCCTTGCGATACGAGTGATTTGATGACTGTTCCTACCATTTTTACTCCTAGTTATATGTAAGCAAAGTTATTGTTTATTTTATCTTCTTGAACAGCGGTGCTACTACTCGAAGCTAAAATTTCAAGTTCCCTTTTTTC is a window encoding:
- a CDS encoding SPOR domain-containing protein, producing the protein MVGTVIKSLVSQGKRVIIPDFGAFLIKDSTLSNILTKDNVTFSPFLKYNDGFLENELAHVCGLHKDDARLKVASFVDAVKNSISNVDKKVYEVEGLGYFYKDRQGNAAFSIDRPYEESRDLEENELATTMVNNSTVKEEELVGKPVDVFTESIPNVMFSSSKVDMDNPLADKDQQHIVDKTEENNENTDVKSEDKEDDVSVGVLNNKGEILKREEEIHRSNSTPRKISKSLLVGFILLLGALFVLNVFWTDIFGTKADISKPKIVLDPIDSEQKEVEEKKLEAEEVAQDAIDNEVVATVENTVKNTASLSKREGERDANVKEETKENERLNVNKKALVTEAKKPVKQESSIDSKSFVVVLGSFETNENAEKHVAHLAKKKIKGRVVHRSKVYSVVTSSFKTYEEAQKEKDRIKVLGVDGWISSK